The DNA sequence CGGCGGTGCGTCAGCGCTCGCGTTTCCTCGAGACGACCGTCGATATGGACGCCGACGAGCTCGTCATCCGTCTTACCGAAGACGGCGAAGACGTCGCGACGCCCGAAACAGGGTCGGTGCAGTCTGCTGGCAGTGAGAAACACGATATGGCCCTCGAGCAGATCGAGCAAGAGTTGACCGCACAGGGATTCACCGTCTCGATCCTCACACAGGACGGCAGTGAGAAGCCAGACGCACGGGCAACCCATCCTGACTTCGAGGAGCCGTTCGCAATCGAGGTTGAGACGACGACGCCCGGAAAGCCAGCGAAGGTACTCACGAACCTCCGCAAGGCACAGGAAGCCGGCGAAATCCCGCTCTTCGTCGTTCGTTCTGACGAGTCGCAGACCTACTGGGCCGAACGTGTTGAACAGACCCTCACCGAGCCTACGCGCGAACTCGAGTCGGGGGAGACACGCTTCTACACGACCGATGAGAGTATCACGTTCAACGGCGGCGCGACCGAAGATGGCGGCCTCACCGCTGTTCGTCCGGTTGGCGATAGCCAGCAGAACGTCTGGGCAGAGCGTGACGGGCAGGTCGTCTTGATTGATGGGGAGGGAACAGAATATCTCCGGGTTGACTCCGTTGATGACGTGTCGAAAGCCCGAGTACCGGCAGTCTACAGCTACGACTCGGCAGCCGACGAGTACGTCGTCTACGACCAGGATAGCCAGCGTGTCTATAGCACCAAAGAGGCGTTCTCCGACGACTGGACGAAGATCAAACGCCCGTTCGTGCCAGCTGATGATCTTCTGATACCCGAAATCCAGCCAGCCCATTACGCTATCCTAATCCTCTCGACAGAGGGCGAGTCGTTCGTCTATCGCGATGGGGAGATGACGCCGCTTGATGGTCTCTCACAGCTAACTCTCACGACTGAGCCCGCTGAGAATGCCTCACTATCCGAGGAGAATCTTCCTACAGAACAGTCGGTGCAGTCTAGCGAGACCGAGCACGTCGAGAAGCTAAGTGAATCGGAAATCGCGGACTTGGAAGGGAACCCAGATGAGGTGGTCGCGTATTTCGCGCGAACCCACCTCACGGAATCTCCGAATGCGTCTGAACGATCCGAGCGAGTCTACAATGTGTATCGGTCGTGGGTGGAAGATGCAGGACTCTCCCCGGACTCGAAGCGCTGGTTCACGCGACGGCTGAGGAACCACATCAACTTCGAGAGCATAGTCAAGAAACAGGGAGATGAAACGGTTCGCCACTACGACGGGATCGAACTCACAGAGGCGGATTAGTATGAATTCTAACACCGATATTCCAGGTGTACGCCGTTGGCAATCTGCTCTATGGCGTATTCGCCGTAGGCAGCCAGTAGAAGCCGGGAAACGATACGTTACGACAGGTTACGATAGAATGACCCAACGTTACGACAGCGGTTACGACAGAATTCGGGCAGTAGAAGATATTCAACGTCCAGCTCGAGGGAGTTCGGGTACTCCGTTACGACAGAAGGCGACTAGTATAGATAGGGGGGTAGCCGTCGGAAACCGTCTTTGTCGGGCTTGGCGAGACTGGGAGAGTTGTTTGAACTCTGAGAGTGGTGTGAGTATGCAGGTGACCGGCGATGAGTGAGGAGTTTGATGTCGAGGTGGACGACCTGCCAGCTGTGTTGCGGGAGCGCGAGCAGTGGGTTGGGTGGCGGGTCGAGGAGCGTGGTGGGAAGGCAACGAAGGTACCGGTGAATGCAGAGACGGGTGGGTTTGGGTCGGCGACGGATGCGGTCACGTGGGCGGACGTGGCGACGGCGATTGGTGCGGTTGAGTCAGGGGAGGCAGATGGGATTGGGTTCGTCTTCACCGATGATGATTCGCTTGTCGGCGTTGACCTGGATGACTGCCGTGACCCTGAAACGGGCGCGGTTGCGGAGGACGCGCGGGACATCATCGAGCGGTTGGATTCGTATACGGAGGTTTCGCCGTCGGGGACGGGTTTCCACGTGCTTGTGGAGGGTGAGTTGCCGGCGGGGCGGAATCGGCGTGGGAGTGTGGAGTGCTACGAGACGGCGCGCTTCTTCACCGTGACCGCCGACCACGTTGCGGGGACGCCGACGCGGATTGCGCGCCGGCAGGACGCCCTACGGGGCATTCACCGTGAGTACGTCCAACCCGACGATGAAGGTGCGTCGACGGCTGATAACGCGACGTCGGAGACGGCAGGGGACGCAACGCCGCCGAGCGACGTCGACTTGGAAGACGAGGAGTTGGTGGAGAAGGCGATGGCGGCGTCGAATGGAGCGAAGTTCGAGCGGTTGTGGAACGGCCGAATTGGTGGGTACGACAGTCAGTCGGAGGCGGATATGGCGTTTTGTTGTCTCTTGGCGTTCTGGACGGGTGGTGATCAGGCGCAGATGGATCGGCTCTTCCGCGAATCGGGGTTGCTGCGTGAGAAGTGGGATGAAGTCCACTACGCGGACGGCTCGACCTACGGCGAGAAGACGATTGAGCGCGCCGTCCAGCAGACCTCCGAGTTCTACGAACCCGAGACAGCGCAGACGGACGAGCGGACAACGTCGAGCAGGCAGCGCGCGTCGTCACGTGAGGAGCGCGGGGAGGCATACCTCCGGGAGAAGAATCGGGTGTTAGCCGACCGTGTCGAGACGCTCGAAGCGACGCTTGAGGAGAAAGACGAGCGCATCGCGGAGTTAGAGGCAACGGTCGAAAACCTCCGAGACGAGTTGGAGGAAGCGAGGACGGACGCAGATACCGAAGCGGACTCTGGGGAGGAGCCAGCGTCGTCGATGTGGAAGCAGACGAGAAACTGGTTCGGGTCGAACTAGTCACGTACAGGCTCACATGAGTGTGACTGAGCCTGATTCTCAAACACCGAATTTCAGTTGGAGCAGCATTCGATGACAAGGGCTCTGTTGAAATCCTTATCCACTACAAGATTGAGGAGATATTCGTTAGATACAGGAACGACTGGACCACGGATTCGACCACGATCGATATCGTTCGCGCTCTAACTCGACTACTCCGGCAGTTACTGGGTGACGAACGAACAGTTCGAGACAGCGTTAGAGTGTATCGAACTGCACGAGGTGGGAATGTCGTGGCGTCAGATCGAGGACGAACTCGCCATCAACAAGGATACCGTTTGCCGGATTTACGGTTCCAGACGGACCTTGTGGGGTTGAAGCACGCCAGCACTTGTTCGTGTTCTCGTAGGGTGTGCCGTCGCGGAGCTCGTAGCCCTCGCCGAGAATACGGTAGTGGAAGCCACGCGGCTGGATTTCGGGCTCGCCCTCCTGCTCGTAGATGTCGGCGAACCACTCGGCCTTCTCACGGTCTGCGTTCGAGATGTAGGCGGTGTCGTTCTGCCGGGAGAGCGCGAGCGAGTCCTCTACGTTCGTGTCGCCGCCGTCGCGTCGGTCCGCGGCGGCAACCTCCTTCAACTGCTCGCGGAGGTTGAGGAGGTCGCGACCGTCCTCGATTAGGTCGCCGAGGCTCGACGTCGCGATGTCGAGGCTGGTGGGGTCGGACATACGCAGATGGACGTCCTCGCGGCCTATAAGCCCGCCCTCAAAGTCAACGCTAACCGGGTATTCAAGTGGATGCGCGATAGGGTCCGTCGCGACCGAATCCGAGATTTCGAGCGGTCTCCGCGCTCAATGTTACCGCATATTCGCTAACAGTCACTGTCCCACCACCGAGCTGCTCAAAGAACATGGCGAGCTCCTCTCGATACGCGTGACTCCGCTCCTCCTTAACAACGATGCTGTCCTTGTCAGTCTGTTTAAGTCCGCGATTCAGGAGGTAGACTTCGACCCACTTGTACTGGACGGAACGCGGTGCTACCTCAAGCGCATTAGGAAGGGTAACGTCCCCCTCACTCTTAGCTCCGTGTGGGAGGCCGAGTGACACCAGACATCGTCCAAGGAGACTTTGGTGCTCTGCCGGCGCGATCTCCGTCGCACGACTGTCGTCATCCGTGTGGATGTGGCGGTGCCCACATCGTAGCACATCTAGAGCGTGTTCGATGTGTTCAGTGATGCGTGGGTCATCAATGGCGAACCGTGGGACATAGGTCCCCGTCGTGATACTTCCCCCCGAAAGTACGGCGGCGGAGAGCAGGAGGAGTGCACGGCCGGTCGCGTTCGTTGCTGTAGCGTCAAACCAACCAAGATTGTCTGCCACTCCGATAGCGCGAACTGCGTCTGGTTTCGCTCCCTCCATCCATGGCCGGATACGACTTCGTGGGAGGTTGAGTGCGGTCGCGGCGGCGCTTGACCCACTCTCAGGATGCTGGCTCGCCCAGCGTTGTACACGTCGGTAATCCTCAACGCTCTCGTATGGGTCCGCATACGACGGCGGCGAGAATGTCTGGGCCAGCTCTTCTTCAGAGAGAATGGTTTGAATCCTATGCAACGTTATGGGGGCGTTGTTAGCTTGGGACTGTGCCGTCGGTTAGGATGGCTGTCTTATCTCCACCAGAGGCGCTCCAGACGAGGCTAACGTCGTCATCTGCCTCGAACGTGTGGGCGTTGGAGTCAGCATCGGTGTACTCGGCGACAGTCACACTACTCCCAGCAGTTGCCTTATCCTCTGAGAAGGCAGTGTCGACACCGTTATTTGTGTCATCTCCGAGTCCAGTGATTGTGTCATCGCCGACGTTAATCTTGAGATTGCTGACGGTTACGGCATCGCCACCCTCATGAGAGATTGTGATTTTGTCACTGTCGACAGATGCTGTGCTGGTCTCGAATCCATTGTCACCGCCTGCATTGTAGGTGATCTCCCAGGTTGCCTGTGGCGCTTGATTTCCGACTTGGTTACCGAGTCCGAGGACGAACGTGCCGATTACGGCTGCCAGGATAACAGTTATGGCGACCATAAGTATCACTCCTATGACAGGAGAGACGGCCCGGTCGTCACCAGACCCTATCTTGCGAAGTTGGCTCAACTTCATCGTTATGCTTCAACCTCGTACTCACCGATGATGGATGTGCTATCAGAGCCCGATGCACTCCACACAAGTTGGATTTCGCCTTCACTTAGGTCGCCAGATGGAATATCTGCTGAGGTGCCAGCAGTCCATGTGTT is a window from the Halarchaeum grantii genome containing:
- a CDS encoding type IV pilin — protein: MKLSQLRKIGSGDDRAVSPVIGVILMVAITVILAAVIGTFVLGLGNQVGNQAPQATWEITYNAGGDNGFETSTASVDSDKITISHEGGDAVTVSNLKINVGDDTITGLGDDTNNGVDTAFSEDKATAGSSVTVAEYTDADSNAHTFEADDDVSLVWSASGGDKTAILTDGTVPS